From one Pristis pectinata isolate sPriPec2 chromosome 12, sPriPec2.1.pri, whole genome shotgun sequence genomic stretch:
- the LOC127576512 gene encoding uncharacterized protein LOC127576512, whose translation MGVASYLCLLLSCLAGVRSDVVLTQPASAVVKPGESYTLTCEVSGFDLSSYGMSWVKQVSGKGLDWLAGISSGGSKDYAPGVRGRFEVSKDSSTVYLQMNSLRPDDTATYYCTSDTVRGSGTGPGQKPSESARPQGAEGQDGTDHRSRVPALLCRRRPSLEWEACCQPRFLGGEAGGTEGLSGSLQRAARSQAPWVGLESPIGPVMWDIPRWWGAEHKLVPTIRPPKLIPLVPSPEFIHNQTTAVLGCVISGFSPDDITVSWKKAGSTQTGIVLPSTSTTDGGFETVTYLRVPVQEWISKLEYTCEVTQTSAGFREKVNMRYQDGGPCPSCCSECVPMFLYQTDLNATFSDGSTQHYHCLEGKCEIK comes from the exons CGGTGGTGAAGCCCGGGGAGTCATACACACTGACCTGTGAAGTCAGTGGGTTCGATCTCAGCAGCTATGGCATGAGCTGGGTGAAACAGGTCTCCGGGAAAGGGCTGGACTGGCTGGCGGGGATAAGCTCTGGCGGTAGCAAGGACTACGCGCCTGGAGTCCGGGGCCGATTCGAGGTTTCCAAGGACAGCAGCACCGTTTATCTGCAAATGAACAGCCTGAGACCGGACGACACAGCCACCTATTACTGTACGAGTGACACAGTGAGAGGGAGCGGGACTGGACCGGGACAAAAACCCAGCGAGAGCGCCCGCCCTCAGGGCGCTGAGGGACAGGACGGCACTGATCACCGCAGCCGTGTCCCGGCCTTGCTGTGCCGCCGTCGGCCGTCGCTGGAATGGGAGGCGTGTTGTCAGCCGCGATTCCTGGGAGGAGAGGCTGGAGGGACCGAGGGGCTCAGCGGATCACTTCAGAGGGCAGCTCGGAGCCAAGCGCCGtgggtgggactggagtcaccgATCGGCCCGGTGATGTGGGATATACCACGGTGGTGGGGAGCTGAACACAAACTGGTGCCGACAA TTCGACCTCCGAAGCTCATCCCCCTTGTTCCATCCCCGGAGTTTATCCACAATCAAACGACTGCTGTCCTGGGCTGTGTGATATCTGGATTCTCTCCTGACGACATTACTGTTTCCTGGAAAAAAGCTGGATCTACTCAAACGGGCATCGTTCTCCCTTCCACTTCAACAACTGACGGTGGATTTGAAACAGTCACTTACCTGAGAGTGCCTGTGCAGGAATGGATCAGCAAACTGGAATATACTTGTGAAGTGACCCAGACATCCGCTGGTTTCAGGGAGAAGGTCAACATGAGGTATCAAGACG GTGGACCATGTCCCAGCTGTTGTTCAGAGTGTGTGCCAATGTTCTTGTACCAGACTGACCTCAATGCGACATTCTCAGATGGTTCTACCCAACATTATCATTGTCttgaaggaaaatgtgaaataaagtaa